One Megalopta genalis isolate 19385.01 chromosome 5, iyMegGena1_principal, whole genome shotgun sequence DNA window includes the following coding sequences:
- the LOC117223253 gene encoding tigger transposable element-derived protein 1, which produces MNNRNQKKVRRKTIALETKIAILSRLADGEGSTALGKEFKLGESTIRAIQKRASKINESNNCATNESGKRTSYSRNILIEKTEKALIFWIKDSTRKRIPIDGDLMKKKAKQYFNQLKDLEPSSSSLHFKNLKFSASNGWLSGFLRRHALHNEKIQGEATSTDETATKNYCKELAKIIDDDGYCPNQVFNADETGLFWKKMPSQTFIAKSEKTASDFKVAKDRITFLLCSNASSARMLKPLIVNKALYPHMLKDINLVECNEAVNDNDIINNIIDHEDKQEEPDSMTVDKIYAGIQLCSKLENHFLKIDNNSERSLKFQKELRSCISGYCDVYKQLIKPLSSQKLITDYMVTKN; this is translated from the coding sequence ATGAATAATCGTAACCAAAAGAAAGTGAGAAGAAAGACAATTGCATTAGAAACTAAAATTGCAATATTAAGTAGATTAGCAGATGGTGAAGGATCCACGGCTCTTGGTAAGGAATTTAAATTAGGCGAATCCACTATAAGAGCTATACAAAAACGTGCAAGTAAAATAAATGAATCTAATAATTGTGCAACAAACGAAAGTGGTAAAAGAACATCATATTCAAGAAATATTTTAATAGAGAAAACAGAAAAGGCCCTCATATTTTGGATTAAAGACTCAACTCGAAAACGAATCCCCATTGATGGAGATTTAATGAAAAAGAAAGCTAAACAATATTTCAATCAGCTGAAAGATTTAGAACCATCTAGTTCCTCATTACATTTTAAAAACCTGAAATTTTCAGCCAGCAATGGCTGGTTATCTGGATTTTTACGACGACATGCACTTCACAATGAGAAGATACAAGGTGAGGCCACGTCCACCGATGAAACAGCTACTAAGAATTATTGTAAAGAACTAGCAAAAATTATTGATGACGATGGATATTGCCCAAATCAAGTATTTAATGCAGATGAGACTGGGTTATTTTGGAAAAAGATGCCCAGTCAAACGTTCATCGCTAAGTCTGAGAAAACTGCAAGTGATTTTAAGGTTGCAAAGGATCGAATTACATTCCTTCTTTGTAGTAATGCTTCTAGTGCAAGAATGTTAAAACCACTTATTGTAAATAAAGCTTTGTACCCACATATGCTAAAAGACATAAATTTAGTTGAATGTAATGAAGCTGTAAATGATAATGACATTATCAACAACATAATAGATCATGAAGACAAACAAGAAGAACCAGATTCTATGACAGTGGATAAAATATATGCAGGGATTCAGCTTTGCAGCAAATTGGAAAACCATTTTCTTAAAATAGATAACAATTCCGAAAGAAGTTTGAAATTCCAAAAAGAGCTTCGATCATGTATATCTGGCTATTGCGACGTTTACAAGCAGCTGATCAAACCACTGTCATCACAAAAACTTATCACCGATTACATGGTAACAAAAAATTAA